TTGAACGAAAATCAAGTCCAAGTTTTATGAGTATTAAATAAGTTATAGGTTTTAAGTGTCAATGTTCTACTTTCCAagtgttttaatgcattttctagttTCTAGGTCTTTATTATGTTTTCTAGTTCCTATGTCATTAGTTAGGCAGTTGTAATGTCTTTAATACTTTGCCTATTTCCTATTTATTAGTTCCTCTATTACGGAGGTGAATTCTAAAATACAAGTATGAGATTTGTCTTTGTGTGAGCAAATATTTATCTCTGGCATTTGTATCCTTGGAAGTTGAATTTCTTCCTCAATGGTGAGACAAAGAAGCACCATAACCTCAGCTGGTGATACTCTGTAGGCTCTCCCTCCGTTTGGTGTGCAGTTTGGTTCATTCCTGTCCCCTTTGCTATCCTAAAGTGCCCATTTGTATGTCAAAGGACAAAACTGTTTTGTCTTTCGACGTACAGATGGGCACTTTCCTTGGAGGTCAACCATCTTAGGACTACTCCCATCTGAATACacttaactttggagttccaaaTGTAAGCATTGCCATTACGTTAAAAGACGTGTCCGTGAGTTAATTTcagttttcacatatatatttcAGAATCTCTATCCCCCTATTCGGTGCACAATTTGGTTCCTTCTTGCACCCTTTGTCATTCTAGAAGCCTACCAAGAGCCTCTCATTGTCCAAACCCTCTTGCCCCGGCGACCACTCCTTACCCTTATCGGACCGGATTGTTCAATATAAGTTGATTTTAAGGTGGATGAAGCTTCATGTTCTCTCAGAGCTTTCCCTCCAAGGTAAGTAAATATGTAGAAGACAAAGTGGGTTGATCCACCTAATACTCTTGATCCTTATTTGGTTttagcttaaaattttaataatatagaTCTGTGTTGTTAAAAGGAACTGGTGACAACTATATGTATGAGTGATTTTAGATGATTTTGCACCATGGTTATTGCTTGGCGgatataagattaaaaaaatgattgttgaAGCCACGTAAATTTGTTATGCTGCAAAATTATATGTAGGAGTCATCATGACCTGTATTTGATGAATAAAAACACGGTTCAGTGATTTCACTAGGATTTTGATTGACGTCAATGGGCAAAAGTGCGAGCGATGAAACTATGCATGTACAGGGGCAAAATAAATACTAGGgcaaaaatggaaattcaaaGCTCATAAATTCCTTTGTGAACAATGAAATTTTATTCATTAAAATTTTTACTAGGTAGTGATTAAATTAGATTAGTTAAAGGAAACGAAATTTGGTGAAAAACAATATAAGTATTGGAGAACATGGGGATTATGTAATTTCAAAAAGTTGGAGGTCGCATATTCcaaaactgaaaattttggggGTTATTTACATGCTAAGGATGCTTATGATGGTAGTTTTCTAGTTGATTATATAATTTGATGCCAAATCTAGATAATTTTACCATCTAATCAAAATTTGGACTTAAtcgctaaattattttaaaaaactgGTTGTTTCGGAAATTTTATAGAATCTAGGACATGTATATAATGTTAATAAGATGATCAGATGCATCaaatagaaaatgaatgtgATTAGCCAATTCATTCGATTAGTAGAGTTGATTACGAGAAAAATTGAGATGTGAAATATCTTGGGATTAATGTGCTATGTGATTTGGACCGATGAAATTATGTAGCTGGTAGTGTTGGAAATATTATGGCgcatatgattttttaaaagcTCATTTTATTATATAGAAAGTATCAAGAGATTAATATACTATATAttaagggaaattttcaaaaaagggcatgaagtatTTTCAAtctctcaaataaagacttgaaccCGACCTTGTATCAagtaagggtttgaagtgccatcattgtctcaaataagggcctaaaatggatattatttcaattgAGAGCCTGAAGTGACcatatagtaaaaaaaaaaaaaaaaagggcctcacTCACCAATTgataggggcatttttgtcatttcatcttttttttccttttttcctattttaaatttttttaaaaaaaattaaaagtgaaaaaaagagaaatatagcCAGCTCTCACTCTTGTATTtacttattccttttttttttttactttgagttttttaaattttaatataattcaactaaaaattaggttaaaattgtatttttatgaaaatactCTTGATCGTCCGAAGTATTTGGCCAGCCGGCTAGCCAagttaggcccttatttgaaacagtcatggccatttcgggcccttattttAAGATAATGAGAATACTTGAGGCCCTAGTTCGAGTCAAGGACCATTCCGGACTCTTATTTGACCAATGTGAAAAAATGGTTCCAtacacacatacatatatatgtatgtatgtatatgtattACCTTTGTTTCTTCTCTCAAATGAATAATTTCCAATACTCATGCTATTTATTCCATCTTCATTATTAGATTGCTTTAGTTTTGGGTTAATACGACcgtaaatttcaaattggcTCATCCATGCcatatttactctaaactaattttcgtgTCACTAAAATTCAAAACTGGTATACCAGTGccatatttactccaaacttaCCCCaaagtatggaaaatttgaaatttttttcgggtaactagtttaagattttttcgtGACACGAATGTTACTTTGGCATAAATGTGGGGGAGTATCGGTTTGGGATCGTTACACCAAATTGATGTGAGGTAAATGTTGCGTGAGCACagaagtttggaattttttgaggAGTTAGCCcttgattttattattattcccCAATGGTGACTAATATCAGTTAATATCACTAAAACTATTGTGCACGTGCCTCCCCCATGACCCCGCCACATTTTTCTACCAAACCACGGATAATCTGCGAAAGACATTGGTTTACGTGGCAGGACAGAAGCCGATTGTTCCTCGAAACCGGGCCCCACTCCACGATTTCTCGCTGACGTGGCAGTGGACGCGACTCTTGgccattcaaaaaaaaaaaaaaaaaatgaaaggaaaatgggaaaattccCTCGCCATCCTTGATCTCTCGCGAGCTTTTTCCTCTGGTCATGGCCACCGCTTCTTCGGCTCTCTTCTCCACCGTCGTCAACTGCCCCTCCCACGCCGTCAAAACCAGATCTCTCCGAAGCTCTCGACTGAAACCCACCTCGCATCTCCTCCATTTTCGGTGCCTTCAGCGGCGGAGCTCTCGAGTTGGCGCTTCCGTTTCAGTTTCTGACCCTCGCGTGGACACCGGTCGTCCCGACGATCTCGTCGCTTCGATCCTCTCCAAGGTGAGACTCTCAAAATTCAGCACACCTGCCGTAATTTCTGCAGTTTTCTTGCTgattcatggaaaaaaaaaaattaaaagtttcctTTCAATTACCATGTTTGATTTGCATAACCtcgaattgatataattattggAAAGATTCTGTTGACAGAGTTGCCCGGGAGGCGCTCGATAAACAGTCATTTAAGTAAATGCAATGAATAGTGTGAAAATCGAGCTATTTAAGTTAAGTATACTTAACAAGTGCCTGCAGACACCGGTTAACAAGACATTTGTCGGATTGACTTAAGTTCTTAGACTGAGTCCAAAATGGGTCTATTTATGCATCATGAGAAATGTACACAAACCTACATTGTCGGCACCGACCACCTACACTAATCATCGTCATTGAAAACACCAACCTCGAAGCCACCAGAGCAGCATTAATTCTTCGAGACAATGTACAATGCCAGACATacgcttttaatttatttaaggTCATCCTTGAACTGTTAGCAattgttcaatttaatctctagtttatatgaaaatgttcgatgTTGCCTTCCATTAGTTCAAGTTTACTAAATCTGCTAATGTGACTCCCAATCCGTTAAGTTTGAATGAtgaatgacagaaaaaaaaaaggttacacGTGCATTGTTGTAGTAATATGTTAAATTCAGATCGGGATTTGATAATCCACATCATTAAATAACGATGGATAAGTTAACgccctaatttttcttttcgtttcctAAAATAGATGGCTAATAAAAGATGGACATGTATAATAATTTACATAGCCAACTCACGTTTGATTTGTCGTTTGAGCAAACGGAAGGACTATATCGAGCATTTACCAATTGTTTAGGGATCATTTGTACAAATTAGATATTCAAAGACGACATTGTACCTTGGGCCAATATTCAGGAATtattttatgtcattttccattCACTAATTGGGTGACTTTGCAGCTCTTCCTTAACACCTGAGAACAGCCTTCTTAACATGACCTTTGGTGTACTCTAGTTTTGTTTACTGAAACTATCTGATGAGCTGGTTAGGTTGAAATGAGACTTATTCTAGCTTGTTGATGTTATTTTCTGCAATGAGTGAATTGGTTTAGGAGTGTGAGggtttgttttttggttttgttcATCCAATTGGGGGTCCAATGATGTCTTTTTCAGTCCACGCTCATCTAAGGATATTATGATGAAGAATATTGGTTCATGTAATTAAATGCCTACTTGAAGTGCATCATATAAGTTAGTATATCAGATTTTAGGATATCTAGAGTTACTATGTTGTGCAACAAATTTTCTAGCTATCCGCTGTCAAGGGTGCCGGTAATATATCCAGGGAATCGCAATATAATGCAGCTGATTCTTCTTCTAGCTCTTGAGGTGATCGGGTCTCGATAAAAGTATGTTTGAATGGTCATCTTTGAATAACAGGAGTGCAAGACTTGTGGCCTTTGCGGCTAATTGCTTTGATTGGTAGATGTCATGTAATCGAGTTGATGTATTTTTACTGAGGCAATGGTGTATTGATCAAATGGTGCTGCTTTCCTGAATGATctttagtttgatgatttgatttaCTCATCCATCGTAACTAAAACAGGTGTTACATTCCGATGGTGGAGTTtcacttgaagaagaagagcacaAACAGGTAGCTGAAGTTGCTCAGGAACTGCAGAAGTATTGTGTGAGCCAACCGGTGAAGTCGCCTCTTATATTTGGAGGTAATGCACTGATTGACTTACTGTTGATTTGTCATTCATTTCAGGAAAGCGTGGAACATTGATATGCAAGGTTGTTTCTTTACTTCACTGGATCATCTTAAATTATTTCCTTGCACCAAGGTTTTCTAGAGTTCCCGGATCCATTCTTTCATGTTTTCGTATCTCTCCTGACCTTTTTTGGCTCTTCTAATGTTGGAAGACTGGTGATTGACCTGTTTAATCCCGTTGATCTTGTTGTCAATCTTAGAGtactgattttctttttaatcactGTCCTGAATTTTAGGATTATTTTCACCGTGATTACATTCTTATCTATCTGCTGCGTTTGCAGTAATTTGCATTTGAGATTGTTTGTTAGTGCACTACTCTGAGGCACTTGGGTTAGCTTGAAGCCAACTTCGACTGCAGGTGTTCTTGCAATTCTTGCATAAAAGCCTGTATCTATCGGTCGCATTAGAAACAGAAACAAGGAGAACTGTCGGCTAAAGCAAGTGGCCATGTTATACTGATTTCCTCAAAGAACAGACCCCAATTCAAATCCATTAGAGTGGGATTAACCTGTTGGTATATAGTCTACAATATCATTCGTAGTACTCTAATTCATTACGACTTTTCAGAATGGGATGTTGTCTACTGTTCAAATCCAACATCACCTGGTGGCGGCTATAGGAGTGCACTGGGTCGGGTTTTCTTCAGAACCAAGGAAATGATTCAGGCTCTTGAGGGTCCTGACACTGTGAGAAACAAGGTTTCCTTCTCTGCTTTGGGCTTCATCGACGGAGAGGTCTTGTTAAAAGGTGGGCTGGCTAATCGATTGCAATTTTAGGTACTTCAGTAACTGAGTGAAACATCTAATCCAGGAGATAAATGCTTAGGGGCCTTCATAAATTAGTCTGTCAGAAACGCACCATTTGATGCTCACATTTTGCGTCTTGGAGAAAGCCTGAAGTGATACGATGCGGACTAGTAATTGAACAGAACCTAGCCTGCTGCAATAAATGAAAATGGCTTTCATATGACCAACAAATTTGATACAAGAATCAGTCTCATGACTCTTGCATGACAGGATCCCTTCTCAAGGTCTGCAATGTATTGCCGTTTGAATGAGTCTTGAAAGTTTCCTCTGCGTGAATATCCATTAAGTGCGCTCTCGCCATCTCCGCTCATAGCCAAAAGTTTGCTTTTGATGTCCTTCGTGTGCAAATCGTTTTAGCTAGTGTACCAAATTGCCAGTGGCCCTTCGTCGGCATTATTTCTACATTAAATAAGCCACTAGTAGTGAGATGCACCTTTGATTTCATGAGGGAAAATTTGTGCGCCGGCAATGTTAGCCTGGATGTTCTTGGTGAACTATCTCTTTCAGTGCTAATTTACAGATCTGAGTGTTTTTGACAACAAATTGCCTGTTATAATTCCTTCTGCCTATCACTGCGCTTCATATCTTTTTGTGCTTCCATGTTCACCCGCCGGCCTTATTCAACCCCATCAAAGCACCGAGGCACTCTGAGATAGACTAGTGTTTACACCTAATTGGGAAGTCATCTGATGTAGAATTCCGAACTGACCTACGCCGGTTTGATACTTGCAGGGAAATTGAAGGCACTTGATGATAGATGGATTCAAGTCATATTTGAGCCGCCTAAACTGAAGGTGGCAGAAATGGAGTTCCAGTATGGAGGAGAGAGTGAAGTCAAATTGCAAATCACATACATAGATGAGACGATTAGGTTGGGCAAGGGATCCCGAGGTTCACTGTTTGTTTTCCGGCGGCGCCAATAAAATGTCGAACTTCGCCTTGACAAGACTCTTGGAAGTTTTGTCACTTGAGCTCTTTGTGGAACGTTTGGGGCAAAATACTCTGACCGTGAGTCTGTGACCCTAAACCGATCTCCAATGTGGACTCGCCTCGGCATTTCTAGTTGGTATTACATGATTATGTACATGATCATATATGCTGCCTCTAGGAATGGTGAATATGCCAACTTTGCGaatatttaggatttaattgacaagattaaaaaatctaagatttaattgacaaaatgcgGTAGGTTTAGAACTTTGTGGACAATTTTCCATTCTTTCTATAGATATGGCACGCCACGActttaaaagagagagagaagagagagaaaaaaaaagaagaagctatcACACGGCACAATATTGTAATTAagcatgtttttctttcttcatactAGGCGTGAGGTGCGCTCACTGTCGAACAATGTCGTTCAGCCTCTGTGGAGATGCCAATCGCATGCTTAAAAGTACcaattttcttagatttttcTCTCCGGTTccgaaattaaagaaagaaatgaaatggtATGCACAACCTAAATTAACATTCTAAGCAACATCTTCTGTTCACTCCATAGAATGAAATGGCACAATAACTTTTGCTTTAACCAGCCAAGAATTCCACAAACATTGAAGAGTTTAAGGATTTGAATGTTCGGTGTATTGACAAAATCGTCTGTCATGTTTTGTGACCTAAGTTGTACTTGCTACGGCTACTGCTGAACAGGAATTCCAGTGCAGTTCCGATAAGATCTCCGCAATGTGAAAAAGTAGTGAACCTTTATAACTTGTGAAAATTATGCCAGCAATTGCTTCAATTTCGGCGAAGGCGAAGTGACCCAGAAGCCATTGAATGCATTTAGTTTGACAATACATAAAACCAACAAGTCTTCCACCGTTGTCTTCCAAGAGATGCCACAATCATAACACAGAACATAAAAGTTTGCTTTCTTGCATACCGTGATCAGAACAGTTCCATTCAGcggaatttcttttctttcaacaaCAACTTAATGTTGTTTCTAACACATGGTAATGAGTGCAGAGTTTTACTTAGCCAGGCCCAACTTTAGGAATGTCATAGCGCTCACTGGGATTCGCCAGGTACTGGTTGAATTCCTGGACCCGGTCGCGGTGCGACTTACTGGCCATCTTCGCCAGCCTTTCCAGTTCGATCTTCTCTGTCTGCTGGAGAAACCGCCTCTCTGCTGGCGTCAGGCGGTTGTAGTACGCCGAAGCGAGTCTCCTCCCATCATCTTGGCCTTTGGTGTTTATTCTCTCGGCATTATCTGAGGACAGCAAAGTGTTCCCACCTGACAACCTCCAAAAAGAGGAGAAGCCTATGTGAGAACAGAGACTAAATATCGGAGAGGACATCGAATTCACTGGATAACACAACCCAAATTAACTGTCCACCACGAAGGTGTTAGCAGACAGAGCAAACAGAAGCCGACAAAGCACAATCTCTGATCAGGCTCATCCAAGGAGGCGATTTTGTCGGCGAATACTGTCATAAGTAGACACCAAGATATTGGCATCATACTCACAACTTACGTCTGTACAAAAAAGTTCTCTACAGGCACCGAGGCTAGCCAAACAGAGAACACTCAACAGCACACGATATTGAGTTCCTTGATAAACTTCAAAGATTATCACCAACTGAAGACGAAAGAGAGTGGCTAACCGTTACGCGTTTCATTTCACCTAGACATTGTCCACATTTATGAAAGGATGACAAGAACCTCACAATGGAATCAACAAGGTACTGTATGCTCGCACACATTATTCTGACAAAATGTGCACACAGTGCAGTAGTCTGGTAGTTAAATTATAATATCTCCCTGTCCAAGATAGTATCACCGCCTTCTAAATTGATCATATTAGTGTCTTATGCAAATTAAAACTGGCTGGTAATACTTCTACTAGTAAAAATGACTGCAGTTCACAGTGATTGCAAGTCACGCGATCCAGCAAGGCCGAAAGGAGAGGTTTTTAGCAGTGATGAGGATGAGGTTCAGGAGATCCGGTGGTGGCACCGGCAGTGTTAAATCAGGGCAGATCATTCCCCAGGCAATATGACACAACAATAGTTTAACTTGTGATCTCAGATCTCTCCCCAGGCAATATGGCAATGATAGTTTAACTCGTGAACTCGAGACATTGTAAGACTTACAGACTCCGAGGCGAGTGGATCATTCAACGCAAAACGAAGTCCACGCGTCTCAAATAGAAATcttctttgttcctttttctttagaCACACGCATCAATTAGAGGACTAGTTTAGACCGCTGAGAATGGTAAGATCACACACCAATACACTGCGAAGAATCGAAAAGCCGCCTTTAAAGCAGAGACATTTACATTTCCAGAGCACAGTTAAGGAACTTTAACAAGTTCGCAAACTCTTTTAACATTACACATCTTCGGACAAGCATATTTGATGATTCCTATGTAGCACATTCGAGCACCTTTTCTCAAAGATTCCAGAGCAAAATCAGCATTTCCCCCAAAAGGGCAACACAACAGTAATTCCGCAGACACGCGTATTTCGAGAAAGCCGCCCATCCCACATGGAATGACTTGGACATAGCGCATGAAGAGCCCATCGAAGATGATCAGGCAAGCAGACGGGAGAcaccatacaaaaaaaaaaaaaagccgaggAGGCATCGAGCTAACCTATCGCGGACTCGCAGAGTTGTTGAAGAAGACGACCCCtgtacttcttcttcttgttcttcgccCTCTTGGACGTCATCCCGCCCCCGTAAACGCCGTTCAGCTTCACATCCAGGGGCCTCCCCTTTAGTTTCAGCTTCCCCGACACCACATTCCCGTACGCCGCCGACATCTCCTCCGCCGATCAAGACCGACCACAGTTACGGAAGAGGAACGGACAGGCACAGCACCAAGAACGTTCGCATCTCTGATGGTTCCAAATGGAAGAAGTCCCGACGA
This genomic interval from Rhodamnia argentea isolate NSW1041297 chromosome 4, ASM2092103v1, whole genome shotgun sequence contains the following:
- the LOC115748822 gene encoding probable plastid-lipid-associated protein 8, chloroplastic — its product is MATASSALFSTVVNCPSHAVKTRSLRSSRLKPTSHLLHFRCLQRRSSRVGASVSVSDPRVDTGRPDDLVASILSKVLHSDGGVSLEEEEHKQVAEVAQELQKYCVSQPVKSPLIFGEWDVVYCSNPTSPGGGYRSALGRVFFRTKEMIQALEGPDTVRNKVSFSALGFIDGEVLLKGKLKALDDRWIQVIFEPPKLKVAEMEFQYGGESEVKLQITYIDETIRLGKGSRGSLFVFRRRQ
- the LOC115748823 gene encoding protein FAM32A-like isoform X1; protein product: MSAAYGNVVSGKLKLKGRPLDVKLNGVYGGGMTSKRAKNKKKKYRGRLLQQLCESAIGGNTLLSSDNAERINTKGQDDGRRLASAYYNRLTPAERRFLQQTEKIELERLAKMASKSHRDRVQEFNQYLANPSERYDIPKVGPG
- the LOC115748823 gene encoding protein FAM32A-like isoform X2, translated to MSAAYGNVVSGKLKLKGRPLDVKLNGVYGGGMTSKRAKNKKKKYRGRLLQQLCESAIDNAERINTKGQDDGRRLASAYYNRLTPAERRFLQQTEKIELERLAKMASKSHRDRVQEFNQYLANPSERYDIPKVGPG